The following proteins come from a genomic window of Rutidosis leptorrhynchoides isolate AG116_Rl617_1_P2 chromosome 10, CSIRO_AGI_Rlap_v1, whole genome shotgun sequence:
- the LOC139872853 gene encoding auxin-responsive protein IAA8-like, protein MSTPLEHDYIGITKMAKSSESLNIASESDNNNVVSLKATELRLGLPGLCHDLEENRCRISPLKNFVSGAKRGFSDVNFDGLGSKITEQVITANDVEEKKNTSVKAQVVGWPPIRSFRKNTMATNTSKNRDVAEGDSGCVGCLYVKVSMDGAPYLRKVDLKTCKNYTELSKALEKLFNHVTLGQCASNGLRGKQGLTESNLKELLHRDECVLTYEDKDGDWMLVGDVPWEMFVDSCKRLRIMKGSEAIGIAPIAAERYKNKTRRI, encoded by the exons ATGTCTACACCTCTTGAACATGATTACATAGGCATAACTAAAATGGCAAAATCATCTGAATCTTTGAATATTGCATCTGAAAGTGACAACAATAATGTTGTTAGCCTTAAAGCTACTGAATTGAGACTTGGGTTACCTGGTTTATGTCATGATTTGGAAGAAAACAGATGCAGAATTAGTCCTTTGAAGAACTTTGTTTCAGGTGCTAAAAGAGGGTTTTCTGATGTTAATTTTGATGGTTTAGGGAGTAAAATTACAGAGCAAGTAATTACCGCTAATGATGTTGAAGAAAAGAAAAATACTTCTGTTAA GGCTCAAGTAGTAGGATGGCCACCAATTCGATCTTTTCGGAAGAACACAATGGCCACTAATACGTCAAAAAACAGAGATGTAGCCGAAGGGGATTCGGGATGTGTAGGGTGCCTTTACGTGAAGGTTAGCATGGATGGTGCTCCGTATCTAAGGAAGGTTGATCTCAAGACTTGCAAAAACTATACCGAGCTTTCGAAGGCCCTCGAGAAATTGTTCAACCATGTTACCCTTG GTCAATGTGCGTCTAACGGACTACGAGGGAAACAAGGGCTCACTGAAAGCAACTTAAAGGAACTTTTACATCGTGATGAATGTGTATTGACGTATGAAGACAAGGATGGTGATTGGATGCTTGTTGGTGATGTTCCATGGGA AATGTTTGTAGACTCATGCAAGCGATTGAGAATCATGAAAGGCTCCGAAGCAATCGGGATAG CTCCAATAGCAGCGGAAAGATACAAGAACAAAACAAGACGAATCTGA